A window from Cryptomeria japonica chromosome 1, Sugi_1.0, whole genome shotgun sequence encodes these proteins:
- the LOC131071267 gene encoding uncharacterized protein LOC131071267, whose product MAKCGAVSVFTVLLLLSVCASLSQARSPTVPGYKYTYIGTPTVPVVKGEDVYCPACVCCEPAVKPRVCCRCCAAPITSQTQSQTSNP is encoded by the exons ATGGCCAAATGTGGTGCTGTTAGTGTTTTTACAGTGCTGCTGCTTCTTTCTGTGTGTGCCTCCCTCTCCCAGGCCCGCAGTCCTACAGTCCCAGGTTACAAATATACATACATAGGCACTCCTACAGTCCCAG TGGTTAAGGGAGAGGATGTGTACTGCCCAGCATGCGTATGCTGTGAACCAGCGGTGAAGCCCAGGGTGTGCTGCAGATGCTGTGCAGCACCCATTACATCGCAAACACAATCACAGACTTCTAATCCCTGA